The Camelina sativa cultivar DH55 chromosome 16, Cs, whole genome shotgun sequence sequence GTTGCTTCCTTCATAAACTTATTATTATGCCATGTAGTGCTCCACTTAATTGCTAATATTATATCCTCACGAcccttgatatatatattgtatcaaCAAGGGACGATTTGACACTTGAGGAACATATGCTTGCGATCTAATATTATCGGAAACGTTAGTAGCTATGCCCCCAAATCGAACAACTTCTTTTCATGTTAGTCTCCGAGTATGTTGATTTCTTAGTCGTTATGGCCGGTTGATGAAAACGGTTTATGTTCCGGTTCGGTGGCCGTTTTATTGAGCAGATGGTGTTGTCTTCGGATTTGATTGATAACCTCTGGCCTACTTGGAGGGTTCCAAGATGTAGTAGGTGTGAGATTAGAGGTGGTAAGTGTTTGCATTGCTGAAGATAAGCTTCGTAGCTGGAGTGACAATATTTGTAAATCCCAAACTAGCTCCAGTTTTTTTTGAACTGCAGGAGGTATTTCCTCTGCCTACTTTCTTTCCATTCCATGTGGATTTGATTGTAAATTCCTCCTGTTGGATCAAAGAATGTATGCCATGGCACCcttaccttatatatatataattaaaaactcaagtatGCTGCTCATACACACTTCTTGTGCGTTTACACTCCACGATCACAGTCATGTATCAATAAAATATTGATCTGTCGTTGCTGAATTATTTTATGGTAGCACTTGCTCTTGATCTCCTTTTCACAAGAAGCGTAGTTTTGACCCCATTAAATATTAAGAATCTGTGACTCCCTTTTTCATTAACGCCCTTCGTCGTTGCTCTAGTCTTTTCATAAACTCGAAAAGCTTCTTATTTGTAGACGTGTTTGCATTGTTGAAGCCTTGAAGGTAAGCTTCTGATCCCGAGCAATAATTATTGCGAATCCTACAATATCTTTTCATGGTGCCGGTTTTGGTTTCAGATTTGATCCTTCGTTATATGGGAATTGCCCACGTCATGTGTTCTTCTCAAACCCCAAATTTGCACTTGGCAGTGAGTTTCTCCTGAACGTATAGAACCTTGGCCTCTTAAATTTGATCCTCTACATCGTCTTCTTGTGAATGTCGTTGtggttgattttatttttatggttttggattttttttttaaaccaattgTGTAGTTGAAAGCTTATGCCCTCATCTCTAGATTCTCTATCATCGTAACAGATCCTTGAGTTTATCAGCTATCTTTGAGAACATATGAGCTGATGCAGACGTTAAACCATCTCCTGTCGTTCATATTCACGTAGTTAAAACTGctcctccttctagcgccaattgTTTGGGTAAATTTTAACCGATTCGTATGTGAACTGTAAACCCGTTGTGAGATATTCCTTCATAAATAATATGGCTCTCCACTAGATTTAGTCGCTTGATAGGGTTATAGCCCCTTGAATATTCTCGGGTCCTTCCTCCCTTCCCTTTTATGGTTTAGAGACCCTTTCTTTATAGCTGCCCACAAACCCTAGTTTTAGCTGGGCTGGGCTTAGTCTTCTCTGTTGCAACCTCATGGGTTAGCCTTCAATATCTGTCGGTCATACGAGGATTGTATATTGATAATATAACTTATCTCTATCTTTGTATTGAATATCCATAATATATACGACCctccatataatatataatcttatcaatataatataagacTTATCAATATGACATACGGTCTTATCAATATAATAGACGTTCTATTAAGATGACTAACATCGGTTTAAGCTTACCTGACCAAAGTATAACCGAGAGTGAATTTATTTTTCCCAACAGTTTGCCCCCTACTCTTCACTTTCTAATTTAGAATTTGGAGAGTAGCATGTTTCTAAAAATCTTGAAACAAAACTTAATGACAGGGGTTTGGGGGCAGCTATAAACTAGGGTTTGGGGGCAGCTATAAAGAAAGGGTCTCTAAACCATAAAAGGGAAAAGAGGAAGAACCCGATAATATTCAAGGGGCTATAACCCTATCAAGCAACTAAATCTAATGGAGAGCCATATTATTTATGAAGGAACATCTCACAACGGGTTCTGATATTGATTTATTGTAATCTTGAGCATTAATCAATAAAGATCTCTTTGCGTTCATTCCGTAGAACTGTTCACATACGAATCAGTTAAAATTTATCCAAACAATAATCACCTGTGAACTATTTGCCCTAAGGTCTTAGCTTTTTAAGGTCAATACATTACAACATTATACATGAATATGATTTACCAGATATATTGCTATCagttttttgaaaatatcaaaatcaaaattaagcaaattcttcatttctctctttttttttttttaccatttatcTAATAATCTAATAATTAGCTTAATTAAATAAGGGAAAACGTCCTAGTTCCACATGAAAATTATCACATCTTACTAGATAAAGCCAGAACTTTCACCTCGTCTTAAATATCTCTGCACAAATGTCTCTCATCCTATATCTctccaaatccaaaattttatttctaaatctCCTTGAATCCATAATTCTCATCAATTTCTCCATAAATACAGGTTTAATtggttaattattggtttattggttgtCTAACCAACTAACAAAAGTTGTAAACCGATTTCAACCTGATTTCGACccgtttatataattaaatcaccaattcttttttattttttaaatctcttttccCCATCTCAACGAACACTATATCATATTTTCATTAACGTTTAACCAGATCATCCACATCAAATAAcccagagagaagaagaaatagaaaaatccATTTAAACAAATATGACCAGATCTCAAAAATGTCAAAGCTCAATACAAACAAAGATAAAGCAACTGTGAACttctaaaaacccaaaaaaaaaaaatcagcttcTGCTTTTGAATGCTAATGAAGGCTGCTCGGATGAATGGTCCGTCCAACCCAGAAAATCCACTGCatccaagaaaaatcaaataaacaattcAACCAAATTGACATAAAAGATCAATCATAATTGTTGTATATAATGGAGATTCACGTGGTCCTTTTTTATAGACGATTGCAGCTCCAAAACTCTTAGTTGGGTTTATTCAAGTTCTGGTGATTGGAATCATGGTTCACTGAACCAAGAACACATCAAATCCGATCAGAAATGAAGAtaaaatctgcaaaaaaaattctcaaattacaaatttttttcaacTCCAAAATCAATTAAGAACACAAATGATTACTGGAATGTGGAAGTCACGAGGGCTTCTCTTGGCGCCAGTGGTGGATAAGCGAGAGTTTGGTAGGAAATTGGCTGGGTTTATGCACCCACCTGAAACATATTGCCCCAATGCAAGAGACggtgttcatgattttagaaaatgatgattttagaaaatgatgattttagggttcttaggtTTGAGAATTTCTGATCGGGTTATAAAAATTCTTAGACCGGGTCGGGTTTATAAGGTCAATCGGGTTTTAAACTATGTTTTATATCTGGTTTGACTGGTTTTCTAGCGGTTTAATTTGTAAAtcgattaaaccaaaaaatatggaGAAGTAAATGAGAACTTTAGATTTGGAGATATATAGGTTGAGAGATCTTGTTTTGTGGATACTTACAACGATGTCAAAGTTCCGGCTCCATCTAGTACGATAAGATAGTTTTGATGGGGAAATAGGACGTTATCCCATTAAATAACTCTATCTTCTACAACTttgtccaaaaaataataatctccTACAACATGGCGAGTTTATCCTCAAAAGTCATAACATGATATTTTATGTAGCCAACATATTGATTAGGGTTAATTTGAggaattttttgggtttaaactATATTCTGTTTGTAATAATAAgtaatttggttttggttgatattatagttttttttccaagtcaatttctgaaaaaaaaaatgttgttctAACCATTAACCAATATAATAGCGGATGTTAAAAATtatcactttttcttttaaaatgaattaGCTTTCCAGTTTAAATCTTTTCTAGGAATTTGATGGcaagacattaaaaaaaaaaaaaacaaaacaaaacaaaacaaaacaaaacaaaacttttttaggaacaaaaatgattttagaGAAAATGGTGGGTTtgattgatcatatatatatatatctatatattttaagagAAGCATTCTCGAGAAAAAACTGAAGTGTCGTCGCCAGAAAGCTTCGTACTCAATTTATTGTTCACCCTTACTATtccttaaaattacataaaactgtcactgctatatatatatatatatatatatatatatatatattgtcaactGCTACTActgttcaatttatttatatatacaatatttttctcctataaattctatatttgcccaaaaaacatataatcaccaattaaaataacatgaatatatactttaatttggataactatgtagttaagcattatatataaatatgtagatatagtatttttacagaaatcttaaaatttagaaaatccagtccaataaaaatgaaaataagtaataatattatatcaatAGCTGAAATATAtagggatctaatgaccaattaaaatttataaaatccagtGATATAATACCATAACTAAGACCAATTATATAAGGGATCTAATGATCAATTATAGTCTTTCTCCTCacgaaacaattttgtaattttatttctccatcaattacggacacatatattacttaaaaaactaataatatccaaattaatagaATTATCCTTAGTAAAATACCTTCTGGTATCTCCTACATACAATACTCACGCTTTAtatctcattttattattttcccttctcttactatattatttacattaaattgtcattagtataactaaggaatatttcattcaataattgaaggaaatctatactataaaatcatatcaaatatccatgttgccaaactgacccaatttacatattaagaagaaaaaagaaaaaattaaacaacagatttatTCTATTTTAGGAAATCGTTCAAATTAATTCCATAGTAATCaggttatgagaattttgtgtgGGTATATTCATGTATGACAAAATACGGGACGAGAATTTTGGGAACAAAAATTCAAGCAGAACATATGCAGACATACTATTTACTGATATGAATTACGAGGAATGAAGTTTTTtcgggtcaaaaaaaaaattaaacattgcAATCAGACATATTAGACGGGTTTGATCGcttaacaattatatttttttaaaaaaattatgtaaaaataacttcGCACGTACGTGCGGTTCCGTGCGGTTCCGTACCTAGTTTATAGCTTATAAGCAGAGACATCTTTTACATCAGCAAGAACATGAGACTCTTTTATAGCATGAGAGTTAAGCGTTAAGCAGaggaaaaaaattatggaaCTTGAAAGTGAGTAAACCATAAGCAAAGGTAGTTGTCCTGAAAAAGAGTTTGGAGTGTGGTTTCCCGTGGGCTTCCAGTCGAGGCCTAATAGTCTTCGGAGAAGGGTTTGATTGATCATGTCCCCCAATGTTTTcataaattacatttttcacACGACACACGCAATGGATTAATATCATTTTGAGGCAGTTTTTGTTAGTAGTATTCATTATCGAAGATTAATTGTAGTGATTAAGAGCCTTCAACCAACTGAGCTAGACgggtttttaatatttaatctcataaatattaatttattctaGGATATTGTTGGGAAGAAAAGGAGactaatcatttttattttattttgctttcaATGAACTATTTCATGTATTTATATGCAACAAGCAGACAATTTCTATTCATTTTTCCAGTTCGTTTTCCCAAAACCATCGTTTGTTGTTATAGTGTATACTAATATTTTATGAATGATGATTTGAATGTCTCACTTGTACCATTTGATTGAAGTATACGTAATAGTACGTAGTCAATTTGTGCCCCAAGTTTCCATATATAGTCGACTAATtaagtttattgatttttatacGTACTACATATAGTGTCTGTATAAtaaacaaatctatatatggtttgttactttttttgtcCATAAGGTATGTGTCAATTGAGAAGTTATTAAAACGTccaatttaaaaattgtttttaaagcGTCCAAGTTTCAAATTGTCTTAATACGTCCaagtttaaataaattattttacgCTTGCAACAACctcattatatataaatgtaacaaaatcaaacttagCAGTATGAATCTTAATGAATATGATCACAAGGCCATAAAAGCTTGTTCTGATTGTTGTATTCtgaaaaaatatgtttctcttCCTATAGTAATATCGTTTTTTCCCGGTAATGTTGATGAACCTCATAAAGATGCGTTTGTTCTTAGCATTTCTATTCATTTTGTCACATCCATATCAACAGTcgtattgtgtatatatatattgggatTAATAAACTACTATTTGATCTAGAAAAGGTAAAATTTAtcacaataataattatatatagaaatttttatatataaattgtgacCCAATattacttttattaatttagttaactattacattaaaacaaaactaaattgatACACTGAATTAAATGTGAcccaaaaagtaattaattatttaattaaatatatatatttatgtatatttatatatgaaaatgttttaCAATTACCCATTTTTAACTGCGACAAATGTTTACAATCACCcaattttaaagctttttcaTCAAGATGTAAATCAGACATTTTTAATCAGTTGAGATTTGTTCTTAAAAGAAATAAGTAAACTAGATTAAAAGAACGAAGATtgatcaattatatataaaaagaacgAAGATtgatcaatcatatataatacgTGCAATGATTGAGACCGACGTGCTTCACATTCGTTGACTCTCCCATTAGCATTATTTCTCCACTTTCTCATCCGATCCCCTCACCTTAGTATAACCACGACTCATCAGCCTTTCTCgccaaacccaacaaaaaaaaacaaatcaaacatgaCTCAAGACAAGTCCAAAAGTGGAAAGCAAACGCTTCTAGAGCGACCATGGTTCCTCGCGGTTGCTCTAGCTGGTCTATTAGGTGGTGCACTCCTCATCACAAGCTTCATCCGAGCTACGGACAACACTTTGTCACTCTGTTCCACAGCTAAAAACACGGCTGCATCCATAGCCGAATACAcagccaccccaatccaactcCAATCCATCGTCCACTACGCCACCTCACACACCGTCCCACAACAATCCTTCGAAGAGATCTCGATCTCGTTAAACGTCCTAAAGGAGCGTCTCCCTTGCAATTTCTTAGTTTTTGGCCTTGGCCGTGACTCCCTCATGTGGGCATCCCTTAATCCAGGTGGCAACACCGTGTTCTTGGAGGAAGATCCTGAGTGGATAGAGGCCGTCCTCAAGGATGCACCGTCACTCAGAGCCCACCATGTTCAGTACCGTACCCATCTTTCTCAAGCCGGGAGCCTACTCTCGTACTACAAGAACGAACCCATGTGTTTACCGGCTAATGCTTTCCCGATCCGCTACAACCAAAAGTGTCCGTTGGCGTTGACCTCACTTCCTGATGAGTTCTATGATACCGAGTGGGATCTGATCATGGTGGACGCACCAAAAGGGTACTTCCCACTAGCGCCAGGAAGGATGGCAGCTATATTTTCCTCAGCTGTCATGGCACGTAACCGGAAAGGAGCTGGCACCACACACGTCTTCCTTCATGACGTTGACCGCAAAGTGGAGAAGGCTTTCGCCAATGAGTTCCTTTGCGAGAAGTATAAAACAACCTCCGCGGGTAGACTCTGGCACTTCGAGATACCCAATGCTGCTAACATGAGCGACCAGCCAGGTGACCGGTTTTGCTAAAGAGCGCAGAGATATCTTCGTTACTTCTTTTAATTGGAACACCGCATAGTTCTTCTTCTGAGTTTAAAAATCGTTATTATAATTCATAAATTATCCAGAGGCTtctcattaaaataaattatgtattctATTGTTATTACTCTTTGTCTCATATGGTTGGTCTTTTGATGAAGCCTAGTTACACATTTGCCTATTTAAAAAGACATACAAGTANNNNNNNNNNNNNNNNNNNNNNNNNNNNNNNNNNNNNNNNNNNNNN is a genomic window containing:
- the LOC104750532 gene encoding probable methyltransferase At1g27930 isoform X2; the encoded protein is MTQDKSKSGKQTLLERPWFLAVALAGLLGGALLITSFIRATDNTLSLCSTAKNTAASIAEYTATPIQLQSIVHYATSHTVPQQSFEEISISLNVLKERLPCNFLVFGLGRDSLMWASLNPGGNTVFLEEDPEWIEAVLKDAPSLRAHHVQYRTHLSQAGSLLSYYKNEPMCLPANAFPIRYNQKCPLALTSLPDEFYDTEWDLIMVDAPKGYFPLAPGRMAAIFSSAVMARNRKGAGTTHVFLHDVDRKVEKAFANEFLCEKYKTTSAGRLWHFEIPNAANMSDQPGDRFC
- the LOC104750532 gene encoding probable methyltransferase At1g27930 isoform X1 — translated: MTQDKSKSGKQTLLERPWFLAVALAGLLGGALLITSFIRATDNTLSLCSTAKNTAASIAEYTATPIQLQSIVHYATSHTVPQQSFEEISISLNVLKERLPCNFLVFGLGRDSLMWASLNPGGNTVFLEEDPEWIEAVLKDAPSLRAHHVQYRTHLSQAGSLLSYYKNEPMCLPANAFPIRYNQKCPLALTSLPDEFYDTEWDLIMVDAPKGYFPLAPGRMAAIFSSAVMARNRKGAGTTHVFLHDVDRKVEKAFANEFLCEKYKTTSAGRLWHFEIPNAANMSDQPGDRFC